A single region of the Streptococcus macedonicus ACA-DC 198 genome encodes:
- the msmF gene encoding Multiple sugar ABC transporter, membrane-spanning permease protein MsmF encodes MRKFLNKYWGWVFLIVPLILQAIFFYFPMIQGAFYSFTNWTGLTYNFDFVGVNNYKILLTDTKFFKALGFTLILTIVLIVGEIVIGIWVARALNTKIKGQTFFRAWFFFPAVLSGLTVSLIFKQVFNYGLPAIGEALNIECLKTSLLGTTGGAVFAAIFVMLWQGVAMPIILFLSGLQTIPSEITEAAAIDGANSKQTFWNIELPYLLPSISMVFIMALKGGLTAFDQIFALTGGGPSNSTTSIGLLVYNYAFSSNQYGYANAIALILFAIIVLVSVLQLKLSSRFEV; translated from the coding sequence ATGCGAAAATTTTTAAATAAATATTGGGGCTGGGTGTTCTTGATTGTTCCCTTGATTTTACAAGCAATTTTCTTCTATTTCCCAATGATTCAAGGTGCTTTCTACAGTTTTACAAACTGGACTGGATTGACTTACAATTTTGATTTTGTTGGTGTCAACAATTATAAAATCTTGCTAACGGATACCAAATTCTTTAAAGCTCTTGGCTTTACTTTGATTTTGACCATTGTGTTAATTGTCGGTGAAATTGTGATTGGTATCTGGGTGGCGCGTGCTTTGAATACTAAAATCAAAGGTCAAACGTTCTTTAGAGCTTGGTTCTTTTTCCCAGCTGTTTTGTCAGGGTTGACAGTGTCTTTGATTTTTAAACAAGTTTTTAACTATGGTTTGCCTGCTATCGGCGAAGCTTTGAATATTGAATGTTTAAAAACAAGTCTTTTAGGAACAACTGGCGGTGCTGTTTTTGCAGCAATCTTTGTTATGTTGTGGCAAGGTGTTGCCATGCCGATTATTCTCTTCCTATCTGGTCTTCAAACCATTCCGAGTGAGATTACAGAAGCGGCAGCAATCGATGGCGCAAACAGCAAACAAACGTTCTGGAACATTGAATTACCATATCTGTTACCAAGTATTTCTATGGTCTTTATCATGGCACTAAAAGGTGGCTTAACAGCTTTTGACCAAATCTTTGCTTTGACTGGTGGTGGACCAAGTAATTCAACAACATCAATCGGACTTTTGGTTTACAATTATGCCTTTTCAAGTAACCAATACGGTTATGCTAACGCAATTGCCTTGATTCTTTTTGCCATCATTGTTCTTGTTTCAGTGTTGCAACTTAAATTATCAAGTCGTTTTGAAGTATAG
- the msmE gene encoding Multiple sugar ABC transporter, substrate-binding protein: protein MKWPKRLIVTGVAMLTAAAALTLTACSKNSDSSNDGKVTIEYFNQKTEMVDTLKEIIKDFEKENPKIHVKMTSVPSAGTVLKTRMLAGDAPDVINIYPQNVDFKEWAKAGYFENMTGKSYLKNIKNHYEKNYAVNGKIYSVPLSANVSGIYFNKTKFEELGLKVPETWDEFETLVKQIKADGETPFALAGSEGWTLNGYHQLAYISVTGSGDKANDYLRFSPVNSISTDDKEVKNVLKRLDLLAEKGNQQTNWEGASYNDSVVAFATEKALMLPGGSWVLAAIKQQDPKFDISTFAFPGNEVGQEVTVGAGDLALSISSASKHKKECEKFISYMASAKAMQKYYDVDGSPVSVNGVVEDENSPLAPLYRLAFTDKHYVWLGENWTSEEDFFSLTANYLMSEDAKQYTDELNAFFNPMKADVTK from the coding sequence ATGAAATGGCCTAAACGATTAATAGTGACTGGAGTGGCAATGTTGACAGCGGCAGCTGCTTTGACATTGACAGCTTGTTCAAAAAACAGTGATTCCTCTAATGATGGCAAGGTAACTATCGAATATTTCAACCAAAAAACAGAAATGGTTGATACGCTAAAAGAAATCATTAAGGATTTTGAAAAAGAAAATCCAAAAATCCATGTCAAAATGACCAGTGTGCCAAGTGCTGGTACTGTTCTAAAAACACGTATGCTTGCAGGTGATGCTCCGGATGTCATTAACATTTACCCTCAGAACGTTGATTTTAAAGAGTGGGCAAAAGCAGGTTACTTTGAGAATATGACTGGAAAATCATATCTTAAAAACATCAAAAATCATTACGAAAAAAATTATGCTGTCAACGGCAAAATTTATAGCGTCCCGCTATCAGCCAACGTTTCAGGGATTTATTTTAACAAGACAAAATTTGAAGAATTAGGCCTCAAAGTTCCAGAAACTTGGGATGAATTTGAAACACTTGTTAAACAGATTAAAGCTGACGGCGAAACCCCGTTTGCGCTTGCTGGTAGTGAAGGTTGGACTTTAAATGGCTATCACCAACTAGCTTACATTAGTGTAACTGGTAGCGGCGATAAGGCAAATGATTACCTTCGTTTTTCTCCGGTGAATTCTATTTCAACAGATGACAAAGAAGTAAAAAATGTCTTGAAACGTCTTGATTTATTGGCTGAAAAAGGAAATCAACAAACTAACTGGGAAGGGGCTTCTTATAATGATTCTGTTGTAGCCTTTGCGACTGAAAAAGCTTTAATGTTACCTGGCGGTTCATGGGTATTAGCAGCCATTAAGCAACAAGACCCTAAATTTGACATCTCAACCTTTGCCTTTCCTGGGAATGAAGTTGGTCAAGAAGTGACTGTTGGTGCAGGTGATTTGGCTTTGTCTATCTCATCAGCAAGCAAACACAAAAAAGAGTGCGAAAAATTCATTTCTTATATGGCTTCAGCTAAAGCAATGCAAAAATATTATGACGTCGATGGCTCACCAGTATCTGTAAATGGTGTGGTTGAAGATGAGAACTCTCCCCTTGCTCCGCTTTATCGATTAGCTTTTACAGATAAGCACTATGTTTGGCTTGGTGAAAATTGGACAAGCGAAGAAGACTTCTTTAGTTTGACAGCCAATTATTTGATGAGCGAAGATGCTAAGCAATATACAGATGAATTAAATGCCTTTTTCAATCCGATGAAAGCCGATGTGACGAAGTAG
- the galR gene encoding Galactose operon repressor, GalR-LacI family of transcriptional regulators, with product MATLKDIAKLAKVSSATVSRVLNQDATLSVSEETRHRILTVAEELGYEKHKHSTNILQERQKIAIVQWYSEQEELNDLYYYSIRIGLEKRAQELDYDVLRYFNNDILTISESVSGIIAIGKFSDQQIHSLESHSKNLVFVDSDTLNAGHPCVTTDFDNAVVKVLDYFMQKGFTKIGMIAGEERTTDQKELIIDQRFRTFKNYAYENNLYNPNYIFAGDFSAQAGYELMKKATTELGDDLPQAFFVANDTLAIGALRALQEANIAVPDRVSLISFNDTALTKQVFPALSSITVYTEEMGRTAVDILNHQLIKRHTVPTMTRLATTLTLRDSTK from the coding sequence ATGGCTACATTAAAAGACATTGCAAAGTTGGCAAAGGTTTCATCAGCAACCGTTTCTCGGGTGCTTAATCAAGATGCTACCCTTTCTGTTAGCGAAGAAACACGGCATCGCATTTTAACCGTCGCCGAAGAGTTGGGATACGAAAAGCACAAACACAGCACAAATATCTTACAAGAACGGCAAAAAATCGCCATTGTACAATGGTACAGTGAGCAGGAAGAACTCAACGACCTCTATTACTACAGCATTCGTATCGGACTCGAAAAGCGCGCTCAAGAATTGGATTATGACGTTTTACGCTATTTTAACAATGACATTCTGACTATTTCAGAAAGTGTTAGCGGAATTATCGCTATTGGTAAATTCTCAGACCAACAAATTCATAGTCTGGAAAGCCATTCAAAAAATCTAGTTTTTGTTGATAGTGATACTTTGAACGCTGGTCATCCTTGCGTTACAACTGATTTTGATAATGCAGTGGTTAAGGTGCTTGATTACTTCATGCAGAAAGGATTTACTAAAATTGGGATGATTGCCGGGGAAGAACGTACAACTGACCAAAAAGAACTCATTATCGACCAACGCTTCCGCACCTTTAAAAACTACGCTTACGAAAATAACCTCTATAATCCTAACTATATCTTTGCCGGAGATTTTTCAGCACAAGCAGGATATGAATTAATGAAAAAAGCCACCACTGAACTGGGTGATGACCTTCCGCAAGCTTTCTTTGTTGCAAACGACACCCTAGCCATAGGTGCCCTTCGTGCCCTTCAAGAAGCTAACATTGCTGTTCCTGACCGTGTCAGCCTCATTTCTTTCAATGATACTGCCTTGACTAAGCAAGTCTTTCCTGCTCTATCAAGTATCACTGTCTACACCGAAGAAATGGGACGCACAGCTGTTGATATCCTAAATCACCAACTCATCAAACGCCACACCGTCCCAACAATGACAAGACTCGCAACTACCCTAACATTGCGAGATAGCACGAAATAA
- the msmG gene encoding Multiple sugar ABC transporter, membrane-spanning permease protein MsmG — translation MKKEERYNTFWKYVLLIAGSILILIPLLATVFSSFKTTKDIMQHFFAFPNPVTLSNYTRLLADGIGHYFLNSTIITVVSVILVTLFIPAAAYSIARNMSKKRAFNIMYSLLILGIFVPFQVIMIPITVMMSRLGLTNIWGLIILYLTYAVPQTLFLYVGYIKLSVPDSLDEAAEIDGADKFTTYRKIVFPMLKPMHATTLIINALWFWNDFMLPLLMLNKSSDSWSLPLFQYNYTGQYLSDYGPSFASYVVGIITITIVYLIFQKHIISGMSNGAVK, via the coding sequence ATGAAAAAAGAAGAACGTTATAATACTTTTTGGAAATATGTGCTCTTAATTGCGGGTTCAATTCTGATTTTGATTCCTTTATTAGCAACTGTCTTTAGTTCGTTTAAGACAACTAAGGATATCATGCAACATTTCTTTGCTTTTCCAAATCCTGTCACTCTAAGCAACTACACACGCTTGCTTGCTGATGGCATCGGACATTATTTCTTAAATTCAACGATTATCACCGTTGTATCAGTGATTTTGGTGACTTTATTTATTCCTGCGGCTGCTTATTCAATTGCTCGTAATATGAGCAAAAAACGTGCTTTCAATATCATGTACAGTTTGTTGATTTTGGGAATTTTTGTGCCATTTCAAGTTATCATGATTCCAATCACAGTGATGATGAGTCGACTTGGCTTGACTAATATTTGGGGTTTGATTATCTTGTACTTAACATATGCTGTACCACAAACCTTATTCTTGTATGTCGGATACATCAAGTTAAGTGTTCCTGACAGTTTGGATGAAGCAGCTGAGATTGATGGTGCTGATAAATTCACAACTTATCGCAAAATCGTCTTTCCAATGTTAAAACCAATGCACGCTACAACTTTGATTATCAATGCACTTTGGTTTTGGAATGACTTCATGCTTCCACTCTTGATGCTGAATAAATCATCAGACTCTTGGTCATTGCCACTTTTTCAATACAACTACACAGGACAATACCTCAGCGACTACGGACCAAGCTTTGCATCATACGTCGTTGGTATTATTACTATCACAATCGTTTACCTCATTTTCCAAAAACATATCATTTCAGGAATGAGCAACGGCGCAGTGAAATAA
- the dexB gene encoding Glucan 1,6-alpha-glucosidase, with product MEKHWWHKATIYQIYPKSFKDSNGDGIGDLQGIISKLDYLEKLGITAIWLSPVYQSPMDDNGYDISNYEAIADIFGDMSDMEELLAQAKARGIRIIMDLVVNHTSDEHAWFVEACENPASPYRDFYIWRDEPNELNSIFGGSAWAYDGKTGQYYLHFFSKKQPDLNWENLALRKSVYDMMNRWIDKGISGFRMDVIDMIGKMPEQLISNNGPKLHDYLKEMHQETLAGKDLLTVGETWGATPEIAKKYSSPDEKELSMVFQFEHIGLQHKPNASKWEYEKELNVPALKAIFNKWQTELELGQGWNSLFWDNHDLPRVLSIWGDTDTYREKSAKALAICLHLMRGTPYIYQGEEIGMTNYPFKDLGEIDDIESLNFAKEALENGKTSEEVLDSIRMIGRDNARTPMQWDSSKNAGFSTADKTWLPVNPNYQDINVQAALDNLESIFYTYQKLIKLRKENEWLIDADFELLESADKIFAYLRKTADATYLVVANLSDQAQPFECDLSYQATIISNTAELADFENHQLQPWDAFCVKVG from the coding sequence ATGGAAAAACATTGGTGGCATAAAGCAACCATTTATCAAATTTACCCAAAATCATTTAAGGATTCAAATGGTGATGGAATTGGTGATTTGCAAGGGATTATCAGTAAGCTTGACTACCTAGAGAAGCTTGGTATTACAGCAATTTGGCTTTCTCCCGTTTATCAGTCTCCGATGGATGATAATGGCTATGATATTTCAAATTATGAAGCGATTGCGGATATTTTCGGCGATATGTCTGACATGGAAGAATTGCTAGCTCAGGCAAAAGCGCGTGGCATTCGCATTATCATGGATTTGGTGGTTAATCACACATCAGATGAGCACGCTTGGTTTGTTGAAGCGTGTGAAAATCCTGCCAGCCCATACCGTGATTTTTACATTTGGCGTGATGAACCAAATGAGCTTAATTCAATTTTTGGTGGCTCTGCCTGGGCATATGATGGCAAAACTGGGCAATATTATTTGCACTTTTTCAGCAAGAAACAGCCAGATTTGAATTGGGAAAATCTCGCATTACGCAAGTCTGTTTACGATATGATGAATCGCTGGATTGACAAAGGTATTTCTGGCTTTCGTATGGACGTGATTGACATGATTGGGAAAATGCCAGAGCAATTAATTTCTAATAATGGACCAAAATTGCATGATTATCTCAAAGAAATGCATCAAGAAACCTTGGCTGGAAAGGATTTGTTAACGGTTGGCGAAACTTGGGGCGCAACACCAGAAATTGCTAAGAAGTACTCATCCCCAGATGAAAAAGAATTATCAATGGTTTTTCAATTTGAACATATCGGTCTGCAACACAAGCCAAATGCTTCAAAATGGGAATACGAAAAAGAATTAAATGTTCCTGCACTCAAAGCCATTTTCAACAAGTGGCAGACAGAGCTTGAGCTTGGTCAGGGTTGGAATTCGCTTTTTTGGGACAATCATGATTTGCCACGTGTTTTATCTATTTGGGGAGACACAGACACTTATCGTGAAAAATCAGCCAAAGCGCTAGCGATTTGCTTGCACCTAATGCGTGGTACGCCTTACATCTACCAAGGAGAAGAAATCGGCATGACTAACTATCCTTTCAAGGATTTAGGAGAAATTGATGATATTGAGTCGCTCAATTTTGCCAAAGAAGCGCTTGAAAATGGTAAGACGTCAGAAGAAGTGCTAGACAGTATTCGCATGATTGGACGCGATAATGCTAGAACGCCAATGCAATGGGATAGTAGCAAGAATGCAGGATTTTCAACAGCTGATAAGACTTGGTTGCCAGTTAATCCAAACTATCAGGACATCAATGTCCAAGCTGCTTTAGACAATCTAGAATCTATTTTCTATACTTATCAAAAACTCATCAAGCTTCGCAAGGAAAATGAGTGGTTGATTGATGCGGATTTTGAACTTTTAGAGTCAGCAGATAAGATCTTTGCCTATCTCAGAAAAACTGCGGACGCTACTTATCTTGTTGTGGCTAACCTATCGGACCAAGCGCAACCATTTGAATGCGACCTTAGTTACCAAGCAACTATTATCAGCAATACCGCAGAACTTGCTGATTTTGAAAATCATCAACTTCAACCATGGGATGCCTTTTGCGTTAAAGTTGGGTGA
- the aga gene encoding Alpha-galactosidase, giving the protein MGIRIEGNLFYIQSKEMSMIIENKEGDLLLRHIGGKIAKYHGSNAILEKDHAFSGNPTPDNRTFSYDTQRQVFGVHGFGDFRQPSLKIAHANNELTQFKLTSSEILNGANEATGLPNPHSTEDAETLVLTLEDKVAALELKLYYTAYADCSTISTHAEVRNLSDKAVVINRVLSTMLDVPASAYDVVTLQGAYAREKTVRRQKVEQGIFTVASNRGASGHSHTPAMILCEHTATEDAGQALALQLLYSGNFQAFVQKNQLNEVRLGIGINDDNFAWQLSAGDSFETPVALITFSNHGLGKLTQESQLFIQDHIMPKQFAHAERPILINNWEATYFDFKKEKLLDLADEASKLGIELFVLDDGWFGNRFDDNRALGDWVVNEEKLGGPLNDLIAEVHAKGLKFGLWFEPEMISVDSDLYRAHPDWAIQAEGRGHTYSRNQLVLNLANPDVVAYIKAAIDKILTENAIDYVKWDYNRNITNIGNGDTYLATQMQSHAYMLGLYDLVSYLTEKHSNILFESCSGGGGRNDLGMMRYFPQVWASDNTDAISRLPIQYGSSYLHPTISMGSHVSASPNHQMGRTTPIETRGNVAMMGNLGYELDLTSLPESDKEVIAAQVAHYKEIRPVIQFGKQYRLINPEEGSNEAAVQFVYEDKVVVTYVRTLSTIEIIETTLKLKGLEEEALYCLQGTDQVYSGAELMYAGLIAILPQGDYLSKQYYFVKQ; this is encoded by the coding sequence ATGGGAATTCGCATCGAAGGGAATCTTTTTTACATTCAAAGTAAAGAGATGTCAATGATTATCGAAAATAAAGAAGGGGATTTGCTTCTTCGTCATATTGGAGGCAAAATCGCCAAATATCACGGCTCAAACGCTATTTTGGAGAAGGACCACGCTTTTTCAGGAAATCCAACTCCAGATAACCGCACCTTTAGTTATGATACACAACGCCAAGTTTTTGGCGTTCATGGATTCGGAGATTTCCGACAACCATCTCTAAAAATAGCACACGCTAATAACGAATTGACACAATTTAAGTTAACATCTAGTGAGATTTTAAATGGTGCAAACGAAGCAACAGGATTACCTAATCCACATTCAACAGAAGATGCCGAAACTTTAGTTTTGACACTTGAAGACAAAGTCGCTGCGCTAGAATTAAAACTTTACTACACTGCTTATGCTGATTGCAGCACTATTTCAACTCATGCTGAGGTTCGAAATTTATCAGATAAAGCAGTTGTTATCAATCGTGTTTTGTCAACCATGCTTGATGTGCCAGCTTCTGCTTATGATGTGGTGACATTGCAAGGTGCTTATGCACGTGAAAAAACGGTTCGTCGTCAAAAAGTTGAACAAGGTATTTTCACAGTTGCTTCAAATCGTGGTGCTTCAGGTCATTCCCATACACCTGCCATGATTTTATGTGAGCATACAGCAACAGAAGATGCTGGTCAGGCTTTAGCTCTTCAACTGCTTTACAGCGGTAATTTCCAAGCTTTTGTCCAAAAAAATCAATTGAACGAAGTTCGTTTAGGTATCGGAATCAACGATGATAATTTTGCTTGGCAACTATCAGCTGGCGATAGCTTTGAAACACCAGTGGCTTTGATAACCTTTTCAAATCATGGTCTTGGAAAACTTACTCAAGAAAGTCAATTGTTCATTCAAGATCACATCATGCCAAAACAATTTGCACATGCTGAACGTCCAATTCTCATTAACAACTGGGAAGCAACTTATTTTGATTTCAAAAAAGAAAAATTGCTTGATTTAGCTGACGAAGCAAGTAAACTTGGTATCGAGCTTTTTGTTCTTGATGACGGTTGGTTTGGTAATCGATTTGATGATAATCGTGCGCTTGGTGACTGGGTTGTCAACGAAGAAAAACTCGGTGGGCCTTTGAATGACTTGATTGCTGAAGTGCATGCCAAAGGTTTGAAATTTGGTTTGTGGTTTGAACCAGAAATGATTTCTGTTGATAGTGATCTTTATCGTGCGCATCCAGATTGGGCTATTCAAGCTGAAGGTCGTGGTCATACTTATTCTCGTAATCAATTGGTGCTCAACCTTGCAAATCCTGATGTCGTAGCCTACATCAAGGCAGCTATTGATAAGATTTTGACAGAAAATGCTATTGATTATGTTAAATGGGATTATAACCGTAACATCACAAATATCGGAAATGGTGATACTTACCTTGCGACCCAAATGCAATCTCATGCTTACATGCTAGGCTTGTATGATTTGGTGTCTTATTTGACAGAAAAACATAGTAACATTCTCTTTGAATCTTGCTCAGGTGGCGGTGGGCGAAATGACCTTGGTATGATGCGCTATTTTCCACAAGTTTGGGCTAGTGACAATACTGATGCTATTTCACGTTTACCAATTCAATACGGCTCAAGTTACCTTCACCCAACCATTTCAATGGGCTCTCACGTATCAGCAAGTCCTAATCACCAAATGGGTCGCACAACACCGATTGAAACTCGTGGTAATGTTGCCATGATGGGAAATCTTGGCTATGAACTTGATTTGACAAGCTTGCCAGAAAGTGACAAAGAAGTAATTGCTGCTCAAGTCGCTCATTACAAAGAGATTCGTCCAGTGATTCAATTTGGTAAGCAATATCGCTTGATTAATCCAGAAGAAGGGTCAAATGAAGCAGCGGTTCAATTTGTTTATGAAGATAAGGTAGTTGTCACTTATGTTCGCACACTTTCAACCATTGAAATCATTGAAACAACACTTAAGCTGAAAGGTTTGGAAGAAGAAGCTCTTTACTGCTTGCAAGGAACAGACCAAGTTTACTCAGGAGCAGAGCTCATGTACGCGGGCCTCATAGCGATTCTCCCACAAGGTGATTACCTCAGCAAACAATACTATTTCGTGAAACAATAA
- the galK gene encoding Galactokinase, translated as MTITELKEAFAKVFGNEADATFFSPGRINLIGEHTDYNGGHVFPAAITLGTYGVARKRDDKLLRFYSANFDDLGVIEVPLDNLTFDKKDSWTNYPKGVIKFLQEAGHMINTGFDLYVNGNIPNGSGLSSSASLELLVGIVAEELFDLNLDRLDLVKIGKQTENEFIGVNSGIMDQFAIGMGADKQAIYLDTNTLEYDLVPLDLGDNVIVIMNTNKRRELADSKYNERRAECEKAVEELNQVLDIKTLGELDLQAFDEYSYLIKDANRLKRARHAVWENQRTLQAKEALIAGELEKFGRLVNASHVSLEHDYEVTGIELDTLAHTAWQQEGVLGARMTGAGFGGCGIAIVAKDKVDEFTQNVSKVYTEIIGYAPAFYIAEIAGGSRVLSRK; from the coding sequence ATGACTATTACAGAACTTAAAGAAGCTTTTGCTAAAGTATTTGGCAATGAAGCAGACGCAACCTTTTTCTCACCAGGACGTATCAATTTGATTGGTGAGCATACAGACTACAATGGTGGTCATGTTTTCCCAGCGGCTATCACCCTTGGAACATACGGTGTAGCTCGTAAACGTGATGATAAACTTTTACGTTTTTACTCAGCTAACTTTGATGATTTAGGTGTTATTGAAGTGCCACTTGATAATCTTACTTTTGATAAGAAAGATAGCTGGACAAATTATCCAAAAGGTGTCATTAAATTCTTGCAAGAAGCTGGGCATATGATTAATACTGGTTTTGACCTTTACGTCAATGGTAATATTCCGAACGGTTCAGGCTTGTCATCATCAGCTTCGTTAGAGCTCTTGGTCGGAATTGTTGCTGAAGAATTATTTGACCTCAACTTAGACCGTCTTGACTTAGTAAAAATTGGTAAACAAACGGAAAATGAATTTATCGGCGTTAATTCAGGAATAATGGACCAATTTGCTATTGGTATGGGAGCTGACAAGCAAGCTATTTACCTTGATACCAATACATTAGAATACGACCTTGTGCCGCTTGATTTAGGTGACAATGTCATTGTTATCATGAATACTAACAAACGCCGTGAATTGGCTGATTCAAAATACAATGAACGTCGTGCCGAATGTGAAAAAGCCGTTGAAGAATTGAATCAAGTGCTTGATATCAAGACACTTGGTGAACTTGATTTGCAAGCTTTTGATGAATACAGTTACCTCATTAAAGATGCTAATCGTCTCAAACGTGCTCGTCACGCTGTTTGGGAAAATCAACGCACTCTTCAAGCCAAAGAAGCTTTGATTGCAGGTGAACTTGAAAAATTTGGTCGTTTGGTCAATGCCTCACATGTGTCACTTGAGCATGATTACGAAGTGACTGGTATTGAGCTTGATACCCTTGCTCATACCGCTTGGCAACAAGAAGGTGTCCTTGGAGCTCGTATGACAGGAGCGGGCTTTGGTGGCTGCGGTATTGCCATTGTCGCTAAAGATAAAGTTGATGAATTCACCCAAAATGTCAGCAAGGTTTATACAGAAATCATTGGCTATGCG
- the gtfA gene encoding Sucrose phosphorylase, with protein MTIQNKTMLITYSDSLGKNLKELNENLGKYFGEAVGGVHLLPFFPSTGDRGFAPVDYDEVDAAFGDWDDVKALGEKYYLMFDFMINHISRQSKYYKDYQEKHEASAYKDMFLNWDKFWPENRPTQADVDLIYKRKDRAPKQEIHFADGSVEHLWNTFGEEQIDLDVTKDVTMDFIRKTIAHLAENGCDLIRLDAFAYAVKKLDTNDFFVEPEIWELLDKVRSIAAESGTELLPEIHEHYSIQFKIAEHDYYVYDFALPMVVLYSLYSGNVNRLAKWLKMSPMKQFTTLDTHDGIGVVDVKDILTDEEIDYTSNELYKVGANVNRKYSTAEYNNLDIYQINSTYYSALGDDDKKYFLARLIQAFAPGIPQVYYVGFLAGKNDLELLEKTKEGRNINRHYYSSSEIAEEVKRPVVQALLKLFTFRNQSAAFDLDGSIEVDELDSHTILITRRNQGSSVVAQAKINLKDLTYHITENGQEITFL; from the coding sequence ATGACAATACAAAATAAAACAATGCTTATTACTTACTCAGATAGTCTGGGAAAGAATTTGAAAGAATTAAATGAAAATCTTGGCAAGTATTTTGGAGAAGCTGTTGGCGGGGTTCATCTTTTGCCATTTTTCCCGTCAACAGGTGACCGTGGTTTTGCGCCAGTCGATTATGATGAGGTTGATGCTGCATTTGGGGATTGGGATGACGTGAAGGCATTGGGTGAGAAGTATTATCTCATGTTTGATTTCATGATTAACCATATTTCTCGTCAATCAAAATATTACAAAGATTATCAAGAAAAGCACGAAGCTAGTGCTTACAAGGATATGTTTCTTAACTGGGATAAATTTTGGCCAGAAAATCGTCCGACACAAGCTGATGTGGATTTGATTTACAAGCGTAAAGACCGCGCACCAAAACAAGAAATTCACTTTGCGGACGGTTCAGTTGAGCATCTCTGGAACACATTTGGTGAAGAGCAGATTGACCTTGATGTGACAAAAGACGTGACCATGGATTTCATTCGAAAGACCATCGCGCATTTAGCTGAAAATGGTTGCGACCTTATTCGATTAGATGCTTTTGCTTATGCAGTTAAAAAATTAGATACTAATGATTTCTTTGTAGAACCAGAAATCTGGGAATTGCTTGATAAAGTCCGTAGCATTGCTGCGGAATCTGGTACAGAGTTACTTCCAGAAATTCACGAGCATTATTCGATTCAGTTTAAAATCGCTGAGCACGATTACTATGTTTATGATTTTGCCCTTCCGATGGTGGTTCTTTATAGCCTTTACAGCGGAAATGTTAATCGTTTGGCGAAATGGCTTAAAATGTCTCCAATGAAACAATTTACGACACTTGATACGCACGATGGTATTGGAGTTGTTGATGTCAAAGATATCTTGACGGATGAGGAAATTGATTACACGTCAAATGAACTTTATAAAGTAGGTGCCAACGTCAACCGAAAATATTCAACAGCCGAGTATAATAATCTTGATATCTACCAAATCAATTCAACTTACTATTCTGCGCTTGGGGATGATGACAAGAAATATTTCTTAGCTCGTTTGATTCAAGCTTTCGCGCCAGGCATTCCACAAGTGTATTATGTTGGCTTTTTAGCTGGTAAAAATGATCTTGAATTGTTAGAAAAAACAAAAGAAGGGCGCAATATTAATCGTCATTATTATAGCAGTAGCGAAATTGCAGAAGAAGTCAAACGTCCAGTTGTTCAAGCTTTGCTAAAATTATTTACTTTCCGTAATCAATCGGCTGCTTTTGACCTGGATGGCAGTATTGAAGTTGATGAACTTGATAGTCACACAATTCTTATTACACGCCGTAATCAAGGCAGTAGTGTTGTCGCACAAGCAAAGATTAATCTAAAAGATTTGACTTATCATATCACAGAAAACGGTCAAGAAATTACCTTTCTATAA